ACTTTCCTGAATTTTTGGGATGATAATGTGCCTGCAAATcctttacaaaaatttataacaGGAACAAGTTTCTTAAACTTGATGCGGCTGCGCACGAGGCTCTGCAGATATTTCAAACAGATAAACATCCAAGCCATATGGGCATTGGCCGGGCCAAAGAAGGGTAATATGACTAAATGCCTTAGTTCATCTGTTGAATGTTATATCTGTTTTTCCTGCTTTGACTTATTGATAATCTTCATTGAATCTTTGATATGAAGGTTCTCGGTGTTTGGAATGATGAATAAGGTTTGCTTTCCTTGCATTGGTTCATTCTGGTTGATAATTcttggatttattatttaacttACTAGGCCTATTTCAGTGTGCCACCCCAATGGGTAGACGCCTTTTAAGGTAATAAATgtgagtgatatatatatatatataaactgttCTGAAGCAGATGTAATCTTACGGCATTGTTTCCCTTTCTCTCTATTTCAGAAGCTGGTTTATGAGACCAATTTTAGATCTTGAAGTGTTAGATCGCCGTCTCAATGCTGTATCCTTTTACTTTCTTGATCTCTTGTGAAGGACTTTGCTTTATGTCAAGCAGACTAGGAGTTAACAATCAAcatgaaagaagagaaaccaaTAGATTAAACTATATCTCTGCTTTCTGCAGCCTTATCAGCATAATTTTAACCGATCTTCATTTGTTATGAACGGAAGAAAAGTACTTCGACCATTAATTGACAGGGGTGCCTTTCAGGCTTTCACTGATGTTCTGAGATCTTTCTTTTGACTGTATTagatttcctttttcatttcttcAGTAGAGCTGATGGCATCATTGCGGGAGACACTGAAATCAGTGAAGGACATTTCGCATCTGCTCAAGGTATGTAGGTACCATTATTCTATAGTATAGTATAGTTTTAGCATGCCTACCCCCTTTAGCCATAAGAGCCTGTGAAGAAAAATTAGGATTAGAAATTAATCGCACAGAGAAAAGTTTCCGTACAGTTTTGTGGTGTATATGTTAATTGTGGATACATTGCATGCCATTTATCTTCTTGTATGTCTGGTCTGTagattccatttttgttttgataacaCTTTTTTTATTCTGGATATGgatgttttatgtttaaaaaagaaattcaacTCTCCGACGTCCCTTTGTACCAGTAACGACTGGACAGCTTTTTTGAAGGTAAGTCCATTTTTTCTGACTATCATTTTTCATTTGGTCTATAAAACTAGTCTCCCAAGCCCCAATGTTATGCTATCTTATTGTGTGCATTAGAGTATAAGTGCGCTCTTGCACGTTAATAAGATATTTGAAGTTGGAGTTTCAGAAAGTCTCAGAGAGCATATGAGACGCTTCAACTTGGACATTATTGAGAAGGTTACTAATGTTTATCATCAGCTTATGAACCTTCAATTGCTATTCTCAGACTCTTTGATCCACTTTCCTGGTTGTTGCTAAGTTCTCTTTTCCTGTTGNAGAAATAGTGTTATGTGAGCGATTCTGCCCAGACAGAGAATGTGGATACATTGCATGCCATTTATCCTCTTGTATGCCTGGTCTGTagattccatttttgttttgataacaCTTTTTTTATTCTGGATATGgatgttttatgtttaaaaaagaaattcaacTCTCCGACGTCCCTTTGTACCAGTAACGACTGGACAGCTTTTTTGAAGGTAAGTCCATTTTTTCTGACTATCATTTTTCATTTGGTCTATAAAACTAGTCTCCCAAGCCCCAATGAAATGTTCATAGCTTCTACTCTTTCATGAAGATCAAAGAATGACCTTATACTAGAAGGATCAACACAACCATACTTTTCGAAAAACCAAGCAGCTACTTTTCGAAAAACCAAGCAGCAGTAGCTGCTCGGTTTGCACCAATCCCAATCTTTGCCGGTACACCACGAAGATGTCTTTTAAGCATTTTGGCTTCATCTCCACCACCATAACCCTGCCAGTGAAGATGTCTAAATTCACAAGCAAAACActctaaaaattcaaattctaaCAACTAGAAGAATGGGAGGGGATTACACGAGTGAGGATAAGAGGTGAAAGTCCAGAATCAACGAGGAATTGAGAAATGTATTCCACCATTGGCGTCTTCCCATTACCTCCCCAGCTCAGATTCCCAACGCTGATCACCGGAACCGGTAATCTTCAGCATCAATTTTTTAATTCCagatatgttatttatattatcaaatcgattaataaaataaaaacataattcaaaTTGATCGAGTGAGAGAAGAACTCACCGGTGTTTCTGTACCAATGAGAAGCGGTAGAGAGAGCGGCGGATTTGGAGAGCGACTCTGTATAGAGAAGAAGCGAGTGTGAGGATGGGAACGAGAGACCGGTGAAGTGCAGGGGATTTACTATGGTCTCTCGTGTATGCGATTTCGTTCACCACCTTCCTCACCTTCTCCATTGACTTATTGATTCTGCAACTAACGAGATTCTCTGACTACGAAACTGAAGCTGTTCGTTGAACCAAGACGGATATTAtaaagtccggttaaaatccagTCTTTCGGTTTACAAAAATTGGTACATGAAAAACGATAATAACCGGCACTCATCGGTATTGGAATTTATGCACTAATGATCTCATggatcaaattcaaatttttagtcaacaaatttcatgaatcatgatgattTCTGACCAAAttgtataaacatataaaattaaatctgtGCTAACCGGTGCATCTCTTTCGGTTTGCATCTTTACAAATTggaaaatactacaaaatatcGATTACATAGCTTCAAGAACTAAAAAGTAAATGTATTTAACCCTTTTGAAGCTTCGGGGTCTTGGATCTTCGTTGAACACAGACACCACCGTCACACATTAATCGCACAGAGAAAAGTTTCCATACAGTTTTGTAGTGTATATGTTAATTGTAGAAATAGTGTTATGTGAGCAATTCTGCCCAGACAGAGAATGTGGATACATTGCATGCCATTTATCTTCTTGTATGTCTGGTCTGTagattccatttttgttttgataacaCTTTTTTTATTCTGGATATGgatgttttatgtttaaaaaagaaattcaacTCTCCGACGTCCCTTTGTACCAGTAACGACTGGACAGCTTTTTTGAAGGTAAGTCCATTTTTTCTGACTATCATTTTTCATTTGGTCTATAAAACTAGTCTCCCAAGCCCCAATGTTATGCTATCTTATTGTGTGCATTAGAGTATAAGTGCGCTCTTGCACGTTAATAAGATATTTGAAGTTGGAGTTTCAGAAAGTCTCAGAGAGCATATGAGACGCTTCAACTTGGACATTATTGAGAAGGTTACTAATGTTTATCATCAGCTTATGAACCTTCAATTGCTATTCTCCCACTCTTTGATCCACTTACCTGGTTGTTGCTAAGTTCTCTTTTCCTGTTGCAGGCCGGCTTATGTATCAGCACAGAGCTAGATTATGTCTATGAGCTGGTCAGTTAATTTTACATTCCGTTTCTTTAGTTCCGTTATAATCTGTACTTTCCTCTATAAAAGAACAGATCTTGATTCTTTCAAAATTGAGGTCTTAACATCTCTCTTTTGCTTTCCTTAGAAATTTAAAACCTTAATGGAGtgatatattgtttaaaacggGGTATGGGGCCATTCATTTGCAACACTTTTGAGTGGCTAAAAGAAGATCAGCTAAGATTTATTCTGTAGAGTCACAATTTACTGGGTTATTCAGGCGTTGGATACCCCAACATTTGAGAAACTGGGTTAAACAAATTCAGCTAGCCTTTGAGTGAAAGATGTTGTAggatatgtaaaataattatgaCTACAGTTAGTAACAGTTAACTCCACAGGTCATTGGAGTCATTGATGTAACTAGAAGCAAAGAGAGGGGTTATCAAACATTGGTGAAAGAAGGATTCTGTGCTGAGGTTATCATAGAACTTCTTTTTATTCGGGTTCTCATACCGCTAATCCTTTTTGCAAGTAACTCATTTCTTATTTTACCAGTTGGATGAGCTGAGGCAAATATACGAGGAGTTGCCAGAGTTTCTGCAGGAGGTTGTTTCTATGTGATAAGTTCCCTTAATCTCTCTTGTCTGATTTTAATTACTGACAGGTTTCAGCGATGGAGATAGAACAGTTTCCTCATCTGCATAACGAAAAGCTCCCCCCTTGTATCGTCTATATTCAACAAATTGGTGGGTCTGCAGTTTCACGTTTTAGTTTTCGCATAGGTTCTATACTATGTCTTAAAAGGTTTAGATGAAGATTTTTAGACATAGTTTCCTTTTAGAA
The Camelina sativa cultivar DH55 chromosome 15, Cs, whole genome shotgun sequence DNA segment above includes these coding regions:
- the LOC104746460 gene encoding probable tetraacyldisaccharide 4'-kinase, mitochondrial; translated protein: MEKVRKVVNEIAYTRDHSKSPALHRSLVPILTLASSLYRVALQIRRSLYRFSLVQKHRLPVPVISVGNLSWGGNGKTPMVEYISQFLVDSGLSPLILTRGYGGGDEAKMLKRHLRGVPAKIGIGANRAATAAWFFEK